A portion of the Juglans microcarpa x Juglans regia isolate MS1-56 chromosome 1D, Jm3101_v1.0, whole genome shotgun sequence genome contains these proteins:
- the LOC121260953 gene encoding DCN1-like protein 4 isoform X1 produces the protein MRRSASRKTGQPNSTSSVNSSPADFFRSASSKATSKELERVDNLFYSYANGSSGMIDPEGIETLCSDMEVDHTDVRILMLAWRMKSEKQGYFSLEEWRRGLKALRADTVHKIKKALPELEKEVRRPSTFVEFYSYAFQYCLTEEKQKSIDIESICELLDLVPGTQFRAQVDLFVEYLKAQNDYKVINMDQWMGFYRFCNEVKVVVPNLLTEKSNTVNKSKRFGEDEKIDSLRGK, from the exons ATGCGCCGCTCTGCATCCAGGAAAACGGGTCAACCAAATTCAACATCGTCTGTCAATTCTTCGCCCGCGGATTTCTTCCGCTCCG CCTCAAGTAAAGCAACTTCAAAAGAGTTGGAACGAGTTGATAACCTATTTTATTCTTATGCAAATGGGTCTTCTGGTATGATTGA CCCAGAGGGAATTGAAACTCTTTGTTCAGACATGGAAGTGGATCATACTGATGTGAGGATCTTAATGCTTGCTTG GAGAATGAAATCAGAAAAACAGGGGTATTTTAGCCTG GAAGAGTGGCGAAGAGGCCTCAAAGCACTAAGGGCAGACACtgtacataaaataaaaaaggcactCCCGGAGCTGGAGAAAGAG GTTAGGAGGCCATCGACCTTTGTGGAGTTCTATTCCTATGCATTCCAATATTGTTTAACAG AGGAGAAACAAAAGAGCATAGATATAGAGAGCATATGCGAATTATTGGATCTTGTTCCAGGCACCCAATTCCGGGCACAGGTTGACTTGTTTGTTGAGTATTTAAAG GCTCAGAATGATTACAAGGTCATAAATATGGATCAATGGATGGGCTTCTACCGGTTTTGCAATGAG GTCAAGGTAGTAGTTCCAAATCTGTTGACAGAAAAGAGTAATACAGTgaataaaagtaaaagatttggagaagatgagaaaatcgACAGCCTTCGTGGAAAATGA
- the LOC121260953 gene encoding DCN1-like protein 4 isoform X2, producing the protein MRRSASRKTGQPNSTSSVNSSPADFFRSASSKATSKELERVDNLFYSYANGSSGMIDPEGIETLCSDMEVDHTDVRILMLAWRMKSEKQGYFSLEEWRRGLKALRADTVHKIKKALPELEKEVRRPSTFVEFYSYAFQYCLTEEKQKSIDIESICELLDLVPGTQFRAQVDLFVEYLKAQNDYKVINMDQWMGFYRFCNEISFPDLSNYDPNLAWPLILDNFVEWLEAKQS; encoded by the exons ATGCGCCGCTCTGCATCCAGGAAAACGGGTCAACCAAATTCAACATCGTCTGTCAATTCTTCGCCCGCGGATTTCTTCCGCTCCG CCTCAAGTAAAGCAACTTCAAAAGAGTTGGAACGAGTTGATAACCTATTTTATTCTTATGCAAATGGGTCTTCTGGTATGATTGA CCCAGAGGGAATTGAAACTCTTTGTTCAGACATGGAAGTGGATCATACTGATGTGAGGATCTTAATGCTTGCTTG GAGAATGAAATCAGAAAAACAGGGGTATTTTAGCCTG GAAGAGTGGCGAAGAGGCCTCAAAGCACTAAGGGCAGACACtgtacataaaataaaaaaggcactCCCGGAGCTGGAGAAAGAG GTTAGGAGGCCATCGACCTTTGTGGAGTTCTATTCCTATGCATTCCAATATTGTTTAACAG AGGAGAAACAAAAGAGCATAGATATAGAGAGCATATGCGAATTATTGGATCTTGTTCCAGGCACCCAATTCCGGGCACAGGTTGACTTGTTTGTTGAGTATTTAAAG GCTCAGAATGATTACAAGGTCATAAATATGGATCAATGGATGGGCTTCTACCGGTTTTGCAATGAG ATAAGTTTTCCAGACCTTAGTAATTATGATCCTAACCTTGCTTGGCCCTTGATCCTGGACAATTTTGTTGAATGGCTGGAAGCAAAGCAGAGCTAA
- the LOC121260953 gene encoding DCN1-like protein 4 isoform X3 has translation MRRSASRKTGQPNSTSSVNSSPADFFRSASSKATSKELERVDNLFYSYANGSSGMIDPEGIETLCSDMEVDHTDVRILMLAWRMKSEKQGYFSLEEWRRGLKALRADTVHKIKKALPELEKEVRRPSTFVEFYSYAFQYCLTEEKQKSIDIESICELLDLVPGTQFRAQVDLFVEYLKAQNDYKVINMDQWMGFYRFCNEGPLDYTSQMPQDFFLLFCLAISF, from the exons ATGCGCCGCTCTGCATCCAGGAAAACGGGTCAACCAAATTCAACATCGTCTGTCAATTCTTCGCCCGCGGATTTCTTCCGCTCCG CCTCAAGTAAAGCAACTTCAAAAGAGTTGGAACGAGTTGATAACCTATTTTATTCTTATGCAAATGGGTCTTCTGGTATGATTGA CCCAGAGGGAATTGAAACTCTTTGTTCAGACATGGAAGTGGATCATACTGATGTGAGGATCTTAATGCTTGCTTG GAGAATGAAATCAGAAAAACAGGGGTATTTTAGCCTG GAAGAGTGGCGAAGAGGCCTCAAAGCACTAAGGGCAGACACtgtacataaaataaaaaaggcactCCCGGAGCTGGAGAAAGAG GTTAGGAGGCCATCGACCTTTGTGGAGTTCTATTCCTATGCATTCCAATATTGTTTAACAG AGGAGAAACAAAAGAGCATAGATATAGAGAGCATATGCGAATTATTGGATCTTGTTCCAGGCACCCAATTCCGGGCACAGGTTGACTTGTTTGTTGAGTATTTAAAG GCTCAGAATGATTACAAGGTCATAAATATGGATCAATGGATGGGCTTCTACCGGTTTTGCAATGAG GGCCCCTTAGACTACACAAGTCAAATGCCCCaggatttctttcttcttttctgtcTCGCCATTTCCTTTTAG
- the LOC121261038 gene encoding deSI-like protein At4g17486, with translation MLCRKGSRNSEAGTVPVYLNVYDLTPINGYAYWFGLGVYHSGVQVHGIEYAFGAHEYPTTGIFEGEPKQCDGFTFRKTILIGKTDMGQTEVRAVMEELAGEYRGNAYNLITKNCNHFCNDACLRLTGNPIPSWVNRLARIGFLCNCVLPVTLNTTKVGHHRIEDKPCEEEKKKITSDSNRLTCSNSSSSSSSPSSSTIRRGRSRSRRTLPPTSPLIMGSSS, from the exons ATGTTGTGTAGGAAAGGTTCGAGGAATAGTGAAGCGGGAACGGTGCCGGTCTACCTTAATGTGTACGATCTGACACCCATTAATGGGTATGCCTATTGGTTTGGCCTCGGAGTTTACCATTCTGGCGTACAAG TCCATGGTATTGAGTATGCATTCGGAGCTCATGAGTACCCAACAACTGGAATATTTGAAGGGGAGCCAAAACAATGTGATGGATTTACATTTAGGAAGACAATTTTGATTGGGAAGACGGATATGGGGCAGACGGAAGTGAGGGCAGTCATGGAGGAGTTGGCAGGGGAGTACCGAGGGAATGCATATAATTTGATTACCAAAAACTGCAACCATTTTTGCAATGATGCTTGTCTTAGACTCACTGGAAATCCAATCCCGAGTTGGGTTAATCGGCTTGCTAGAATCG GATTTCTATGCAATTGTGTCCTTCCGGTGACTCTAAATACAACCAAAGTTGGGCATCATCGAATCGAAGATAAGCCatgtgaagaagaaaagaagaaaatcactAGTGACTCAAACAGACTCACTTGTTCtaattcatcttcttcttcatcttctccttctAGCTCTACAATTCGCAGGGGTAGAAGCAGAAGCAGACGTACCCTTCCTCCAACTTCGCCTTTGATTATGGGTTCTTCATCCTGA
- the LOC121260827 gene encoding LOW QUALITY PROTEIN: uncharacterized protein LOC121260827 (The sequence of the model RefSeq protein was modified relative to this genomic sequence to represent the inferred CDS: inserted 2 bases in 1 codon) → MFRASASWVRFATRSKDSKPVPARPFCTPTTSGSNTTKPPSNNNSSISENNAVESSPGNYDEAYKQLDKLDFATASKILFTDPPKRKKFGVDFHLVQLFFACMPSLAVYLVAQYARYEMRRMEAELXSKKKKQEEEKEKEMELSVIEGKEPISDPELLEMKVRLDKLEEAVKGIAVETKKQTISSVSKNGGDGSEERNLATTGPPDTKSGSEPSKIVESDHLNKQDRPWLGRERVSGSAPVPDASLQDQKGKTQN, encoded by the exons ATGTTTCGCGCCAGTGCCTCTTGGGTCCGATTCGCTACGCGATCGAAAGATTCGAAACCCGTCCCAGCCAGACCATTTTGCACCCCCACCACCAGCGGCAGCAACACCACCAAACCCCCAAGCAATAACAACAGCAGTATCAGTGAAAACAATGCTGTTGAATCGAGTCCAGGTAATTATGACGAAGCGTATAAACAGCTGGACAAGCTCGACTTCGCGACTGCCTCTAAGATCCTCTTCACCGATCCTCCCAAGAGAAAGAAATTTGG GGTTGATTTCCATCTGGTACAACTCTTCTTTGCCTGTATGCCTTCCTTGG CTGTATATTTGGTGGCTCAATATGCTCGCTATGAAATGAGAAGAATGGAAGCT GAATt gagcaaaaaaaaaaagcaagaagaagagaaggaaaaagaaatggaattaAGTGTTATAGAAGGAAAAGAACCGATATCTGATCCAGAGCTTTTGGAGATGAAAGTGAGACTGGACAAACTTGAGGAGGCAGTAAAAGGAATTGCTGTTGAAACAAAGAAACAGACCATCAGCAGCGTATCCAAAAACGGGGGAGACGGTAGTGAGGAAAGGAATCTTGCGACAACTGGGCCACCTGACACCAAAAGTGGATCAGAACCAAGCAAGATTGTAGAGAGCGATCATCTCAATAAACAGGATCGACCTTGGTTGGGCCGAGAGAGGGTGAGTGGGTCAGCACCAGTTCCTGATGCTTCCTTGCAGGATCAGAAGGGCAAGACCCAAAATTAA
- the LOC121260132 gene encoding zinc finger protein 1-like, producing the protein MGYMARKGGTWVFLISVDQKVALWHTNSLSLSLSQMRTRPHTHDYSKCWDILRPCNCKTVIHRPSLHSTEHLSISTTINISPSLLENPNFHHAQYKEEAVLTHHFLHMGLPITEPRSPDTSTIISFSDAQPCQKPFSGIPKGGGQQEQDQKNPPGSNPDLVLDLSLFSKDPNHGSKPELNLIDSVDVNSSRTSSDTPPGQGYETEPRVFSCNYCQRKFYSSQALGGHQNAHKRERTLAKRSQKIGAAFGNRYPIMASLPLHGSFNRSLGIQVHSMIHKPSYQSSNFGSPNLYGQNGWSRQSIDQQPAIGRLAPENFHTGMAVASSGTGGAVRFDSSRKFTPATDGGFWWDRVGRLRTKQDELQKLDLSLKL; encoded by the coding sequence ATGGGGTATATGGCTAGGAAAGGTGGTACATGGGTGTTCCTCATCAGTGTCGATCAAAAGGTTGCTTTATGGCacacaaactctctctctctctctctctctcaaatgcgCACGCGCCCACACACTCACGATTACTCCAAGTGTTGGGATATATTAAGACCTTGTAACTGTAAAACAGTGATACATCGTCCTTCTTTACATAGTACAGAACATCTATCGATCtctacaacaataaatatttcaccTTCCTTGCTTGAAAACCCAAACTTTCATCACGCCCAGTACAAGGAGGAAGCTGTTCTCACGCACCACTTTCTCCATATGGGCCTTCCAATTACAGAACCACGTTCCCCTGATACTTCAACCatcatctcattttcagatGCTCAACCATGCCAAAAACCCTTTTCGGGAATCCCAAAGGGGGGAGGACAACAAGAACAAGATCAGAAAAACCCGCCAGGCTCAAATCCTGATCTTGTGTTGGATCTAAGCCTCTTCAGCAAGGATCCCAATCACGGTTCGAAGCCAGAACTCAATCTCATCGATTCAGTCGATGTAAACTCATCGAGAACCTCTTCGGACACTCCTCCAGGTCAAGGTTATGAAACCGAGCCCCGGGTTTTCTCATGCAACTATTGCCAAAGAAAATTCTATAGCTCACAGGCACTCGGAGGGCATCAAAATGCGCATAAACGAGAGCGGACACTGGCAAAAAGAAGTCAGAAAATAGGTGCAGCTTTTGGAAACCGATATCCTATCATGGCTTCTTTACCTTTGCATGGTTCTTTCAATAGGTCTCTTGGCATTCAGGTACACTCCATGATTCATAAGCCCTCCTACCAGTCATCTAACTTTGGCTCCCCTAATCTGTACGGACAAAATGGGTGGTCAAGACAGTCTATTGATCAACAACCAGCCATTGGGCGGCTTGCACCGGAGAATTTTCACACGGGAATGGCAGTGGCGTCGTCCGGGACTGGTGGGGCTGTAAGATTCGATAGCAGCCGGAAGTTCACTCCGGCTACTGACGGAGGGTTTTGGTGGGATAGGGTTGGCCGTTTGAGGACTAAACAAGATGAGTTGCAGAAGCTCGACTTGTCCCTTAAACTCTAA